The Gehongia tenuis sequence CCCCCTCGCCTCCAACTCCCGGATTCTGGAGCCCCGCATCGTGGGCGAGCGCCACTACCGGGTGGCCCGGGAGGTCCAGGAGATTTTGCAGCGCTACGCGGAGCTGCAGGACATCATCGCGATTCTGGGCATGGAGGAGCTGTCCGAGGAGGACCGGCTCACCGTGTACCGGGCCCGGAAGATCCAGAAATTCCTCTCCCAGCCGCTGTTCGTGGCGGAGGTTTTCAGCAGCTATGAGGGCCGCTATGTGACCATCGAGGAGACCATATCGAGCTTCGAGGCCATCGTGAAGGGCGAGGCGGACGACCTGCCCGAGCAGGCCTTCTTCATGGTGGGCAACCTGGACGAGGTGAAGAAGAAGGCCCGCCAGATGGAGGAGGGATGAGGGGATGAAGACCTTTCATCTTGAGATCACCACGCCGGAGCGCCGCTTCTATGACGGGCCGGTGGAATCGCTGGTGGTGGAGGGCACCCAGGGCAAGCTGGGCATCCTCGCGGGCCACATCCCCATGTCCACCGGCATTTCCGTGGGCACCATCCGCTTCAAGGTGGACGGCCAGTGGAAGGAGAGCTTCTGTTCGGAGGGCTTTCTTGAGGTGCGCCCGGATCGGACCATCATTCTTGCCCAGGCCGTGGAGTGGCCGGACGAGATCGACGCCCGGCGCGCCGAGGAAGCGCGGCTTCGGGCGGAGGAGCGTCTCCGGCAGAAGAAGAGCATGCAGGAATACACCCAGAGCAAGATCGCCCTCACCCGGGCGATGGTGCGTCTGCGGGTGACCCGCAACCGCATGGATAAACTGGACTAGAGGAAAAACGGGGGTATGGGCCGAATCAAGGACCAGCCCCTTTTTTGTGAGGTGACTGTCATGATGGAATGGGTGGCCGCCGGCGTGGCCCGGCGGGCGGACGGCGCGGTGCTGTGCCAAAAACGGCCGGAGGGCAGCTTCTACGGGGGGTACTATGAGTTCCCCGGCGGCAAGCTGGAGCTGATGGAGAGCGCCGGGGCGGCGCTGGTCCGGGAGTTCAGGGAGGAGCTGGGCGTAAGGGTTCTGCCCGGGCCCGTGATCCACACCGCCTACCACGACTATGGCGAGCGTCAGGTAATGATCCATTTTCTCCACTGCCGTCTTCTCGGCGAGCCCCGGCCCCGGGAAGGCCAGCAGATCGCCTTTGTGCCGCCGGAAAAGCTTTCGGAGTATCCCTTTTTGCCGGCGGACGGCGCGCTCATCGCCATGCTGCCCGGGCTGGAGCCGCCGCCCGCGCCGAAGCGGCTCACGCTGGTGCTGGGCGACGGCACCGCGCTGGAATATGCCAAGAACCTCGTGGAGGCCATGGAGGCGGGGGGACGGACCGCGGCGCTGATGCCGCTGGAGGAGGGCGCCGGTCCCATCCGCCGCCTGCTGGACCGGGACCTTCCCGTGATCGCGGTGGGCTCCCTGCCCGGCGTTGAAAGGCTTCCGGTGTCCCGTTCTTTTGGGACCGGCCCGGCCGGCCCGAACGCGGCCCCATCCGGTGTGACCCCGGCCGGCGGCGGGACGGCCTATACCGGCCCGGTCCCCTTTGGCGTCGGCCCGGCCTTCTCGGACCCCGCCCAGGCCGCCTGCGAGCTGGCTCCGCTGGCTTCCGCCATCTTTGAGGTCGCCCTGGGGGTGGCCGTGAAACTTGGGTAACGGAAAGGATGTGTCCCCATGAGAACCTATGTGGAAATTGATCTCGCCCGGGTGATGGAAAACGTTCGGGTGATCGCCTCCCAGCTCCCCGAAGGCACCGCTCTCTACGGCGCCATGAAGGCCGACGCCTATGGCCACGGCGCGGTAGAGGTGGCGAGGGCGGCGAAGAAGGCGGGGCTCGCCGGGTGCTGCGTGGCCTCCGCCGAGGAGGGGGAGGAGCTCATCGCGTCGGGGATCGGCCTTCCGGTGCTGCTTCTTGGACGGCTCCTTCCGGAGGACGAGGAGCGGGCGGTGGAGCTCGGGCTGGAGTTCAACGTGTTCGATCCCGCGCAGGTGGCCCGGGTGAACGCCATCGCCGGGCGGCTTCAAAAAAAGGCCCGGGTTCACGCCAAGCTGGACACGGGCATGCACCGGCTGGGCATGGATTCGGATGAGGGTGTTTCGGCCATGATCGCCGCGCTGGGCTCGGCGCCGAACGTGACGCTGGAAGGCGTGTTCAGCCACCTCTCCAGCGCGGATGATGAAAGAGCTTACACGCTGATGCAGAAAGAGAAATTCGATCATTGGGTGAAGATGTTTCGGGGTGCAGGATTCACCTTCAAGACCCACCTGCAGAACACCCCCGGGATCTTCAACTACCCGGGGATGGGCTACGACATCGCCCGGCCGGGCATCGGCATCTACGGGTACGGCTACGGCTTTGACACTGGAAAGCTCCGGCCGGCGCTCTCCTGGTACGCCCGGGTGCTGCAGGTCCGGGAGCTGGCGGCGGGGGAGACGGTGTCCTACAACCGGACCTTCCGGGCGGAGAGGCCCATGACTCTCGCGTGCATTGCCGCGGGGTACGCCGACGGCTACAAAAGGTGCCTGTCCAGCCGGGGCGAGGTGCTCATTGCCGGACGGCGGTGCAAGGTGGTGGGCCGGGTGTGCATGGACCTCACCATGGTGGACGTGACCGGCGTTCCCGCGGCGCCGGGGGACTGGGCCACGCTCCTTGGAACGGACGGGGGCGAGACCATCGACGCCACCGAGCTTGCCGGGCTGTGCGGCACCATCAACTACGAGATCCTCACCTCCATCCATGACAAGCGGGTGCCAAGGAAGTACGTGGGGGGCGGCGCGTAATGGCGGAGCGCAAGGCGGCGGCCCGCAGGGCGGCTCTGGCCCGGCGAAGCGCCCTTTCCCCGGAAGTCCGGGCGGAGGGGAGCCGGCGGGCGGCGGAGCGTCTTGCCGCCCTTCCCGATTACCGGGCGGCCGGGGCGGTGCTCCTTTATGCCTCCTACGGCGCGGAGCTGTGCACCCTGCCGCTGATCGAGGCGGCCCTTGAGGCGGGCAAAGCGGTGGCCCTGCCGGTGGATCTGGGCGGCGGACGCATGGAGGCGGCCTTCGTGACGGACCTTCAGGGGCTTCGGCCCGGCCCCCGGGGCATCCTTGAGCCCGCGGGGCCCTTCGCGGACCCGGCGCTCTTTGATTTTGCCGTGGTGCCGGCGGTGGCGGCGGACCATGCCGGCGTGCGTCTCGGGTACGGCGGCGGCTACTACGACCGCTATCTGCCCCGCCTGCGGAGGGACGCGGTCCGGGCGGGCCTCATCTTCGAATGCCAGCTGGTGCCCGGCCTGCCCCGGGAGGCTCACGACAGCGTGCTGCCCCTGTGGATCACCGAGGAAAGGATGTTTTGCCCATGATCTACGTGACGGCGGATCTCCACGGCATGGCGCCGGCAGCCTTCGACGGCCTCCTTGCCAGGGGCGGGGTGGGGCCGGCGGACACGGTGTTCATTCTGGGGGATGTGCTGGACCGGGGCGAGCACGGCATCGCCCTTTTGGAGAGCCTGCTGTGCCGGGACAATGTGATCACCCTGATGGGCAACCATGAGCGCATGTTCATGTCGGTGGCGGAGGGGCTCATCGCGGAGATCACCGAGGAGAGCGTGGCCGCCTTCGATGAGGCGCGGGTGCAGATGGTGCTCGACTATCTGATGAACGGCGGCGGGCCCACCCTGGAAGCCTTCCGGAAGCTGGACCCGGAGCGGCGGGGCGACGTACTCGACTACATCCTGGACATGCCCCTGTATGAGACGGTGCGGGCCGGGGGTCGGGACTATCTGCTGTGCCATGGGGGGATCGATCATTTTGATCCGGCGGCGCCCCTCGCGCAGTACGAACTGGACGATTTCCTCTGGGGCCGGCCGGAGCTCACCGAACCCTTCTACGGCGGCTCGCCCCGTCTCGTCATCGGGCATACGCCCACCTACTGCTACGGCGGGGAGCATCGGGACAGAGTGATTTTCACCGAGGGGTTCATCAATGTGGACACGGGCCGCGGCCATGGCGGGAAGGCGGCACTGCTTTGCCTGGACACCCTGAAGTGGTGCCTGGAATCGTAAAAAAGCGCGTTGGGTTCGCCCCGGCGCGCTTTTTTGTGCTGCGGCCCGCAGTGCTCCCCGGAGCCGGGATCGATCCCACCCGCCCGCCGCCCCCGTTTTCAGTCTCGCCCGTCCGCGGCGTTCCCCGGCTGCCTCTCCCCAAAATAAGACAAATACCCGAGTTGAGCGGGGCGTGAATGTGTGCTAAAATAGATTGAATACGTATGTACAGAGGTCATAAGAAGGGGGCCGGGCCATTGGCCAGTTCGGGGAAAAAGAGCCGCGGGAGCGGAAAAAAGAAAAAGTTTCCCTTTTGGCAGGAGGTATCCGGGGTGATCGTGATCGCCCTCGGACTTTTTGCGGGGGTGAGCGTGTACGCCGGAGCGGGCGGATTTCTGGGCACGGGGCTGACCGGGCTGCTGTTCGGCCTTCTCGGGACGCTGGCCTATGCCTCGCCCATCATCATCCTGGCGGTGGGCGCGGCCATCATTTTCTACGCCAAATTCCGGCTCACCGCAAAGCACATGGTGGTGGCGGGCCTTTTGGCCTGGGCGGTTCTCACCCTGTTCCATCTGTTCGTGCACGGACAGATCCTGGAAACGGGCTTTTTCGGCTATGTGAAGGATTCCTATCTTCTGGGCATCGGCGGGCGCACCGGCGGCGGCGCGCTGGGCGCGGTCCTGGCCTTTTTGACGATGAAGCTTTTTGGAACCGCCGGATCCTACATCTTTGCGGTGACGGCGATCCTTGTTTGCATCGTGGCGCTCACCCACTTCTCCGTGCGCAAGAAGGGTCAGGAGGTGGGCGAGCGAATCGCCCAGTCGGTGAAGGATCAAAAGGAGAAGCGCCAGCAAAGGCGGGAGGAGAAGGAGCTGTACGTGGCGGACCTGGAGCCGGGGAGCCTGCCGAAAAAGGATAAGCTTGGCATCGACCCTCTGACGGAGAAGGGGCCCATCCCCATGGTGAAGCGGCCCCGCTATCCCGGCGATGTGGAGCTGGGCGACCCGCCCTTCGAGCCGGACGAGCCCATCAAGGTTTACGGCGAGAACGACCCGCTGGAGGTGGAGGAGGCGTTCATCGAGCGGGCCCAGGCGCTGAAGGGCGTGGGCGGGAAGGCGAAGCGGCGGGAGGCGCCGAAGCCCTCCTTCTTTGAGGAGGAGCAGCCGAAGAATCCCAGCGTGAGCGATTTTGACGAGAACGAGCCCCCAAGGCCCCGAAGCGCGCCGGAAGCGGGCGGCCCTGAGAGCGCGCCGGAGAAGCGGGAGCCGGCCTATACCCGGCCGCCGGTGGATCTTTTGCGCCTGCCGCCGAAGGCCGGCGGCCAGACGGAGGATGTGCGGGAGAAGGCGAAGATCCTGAAGGAGACGCTGGCGAGCTTTGGCATCTCGGCCAAGGTGCTGCAGGTGAACCGGGGCCCGGTCATCACCCGCTACGAGCTGCAGCCGGCGCCGGGCATCAAGGTGAGCCGGATTTTGAACCTTTCCGACGACATCGCTCTGTCCATGGCGGCGCCGGGCGTTCGCATCGAGGCGCCCATCCCCGGCAAGGCGGCCATCGGCATCGAGGTCCCCAACCAGAAGAGCGCCATGGTCTCCCTGCGGGAGGTGCTGGACTCGAAGACCTTCTGGAATCATCCTTCCAAGCTTGCGGTGGCCCTCGGCAAGGACATCGCCGGCACCGATCTTGTGATCGACCTGGCCAAGATGCCCCATCTGCTCATCGCCGGCGCCACCGGCTCGGGCAAGAGCGTTTGCATCAATTCCATTTTGCTGAGTATTCTTTATAAGGCGGACCCGGCGGAGGTGAAGCTCATCGTGGTGGACCCGAAGGTGGTGGAGCTGGGGAACTACAACGGCATTCCCCACCTGATGATCCCCGTGGTCACCGATCCGAAGAAGGCCGCCGGCGCCCTCAAGTGGGCGGTGGTGGAGATGGAGAAGCGCTACCGCACCTTCGCCGACGCCCGGGTGAAGAACATCACCCAGTACAACGAGATGATGGCGGAGGCGGGAGAAGAGAAGATGCCCTTCATCGTGGTCATCATCGACGAGCTGGCCGACCTCATGATGGTCGCCGCCAAGGACGTGGAGGAGAACATCTGCCGCCTGGCCCAGCTGGCCCGGGCCGCGGGCATCCACCTGGTGGTGGCGACCCAGCGCCCCTCGGCCAACGTCATCACCGGGCTGATCAAGGCGAACATTCCCTCCCGCATCGCCTTTGCCGTATCCTCCATGATCGACTCCCGCATCATCCTGGACGCGCCGGGCGCGGAGAAGCTGCTCGGCCGGGGCGACATGCTCTACTTCCCCATGGGCGCTTCAAAGCCCACCCGGGCCCAGGGCTGCTTCGTCTCCGAGGATGAGACCAACGGGGTGGCGGACTACATCCGGGAGAGGATGGGCGTGGCCGAATACTCCGAGGAGGTGCAAAGCGGCATCGAGGCGGCGGCGGGCGGCAGCGAGGAGAGCCCCGCCGGCGGGGAGGACTACGACGAGCTGCTGCCCCTTGCGGTAAAGACCGCCCTTGAATACGGGCAGGCCTCGGCGTCCATGTTCCAGCGCCGGCTCCGGGTGGGCTATTCCCGGGCGTCCCGGCTCATCGACGAGATGGAGCAGCGGGGCATCGTATCCGCCTTCGAGGGCAGCAAATCACGGAACGTACTCATCACCCGGGAGGACTATGAGCGCATGTTCCCGGGAGAGGGGGGGCTTCTATGAGCATCAAGCGGGTGGGCATGGTATCCCTTGGCTGCGCCAAGAACCGGGTGGACAGCGAGGTGATGCTGGGGCTCATCGAGGGCGCGGGCTATGAGATCGTGTCCGACCCGGCGGCGGCGGACGCCATCGTGGTCAACACCTGCGGGTTCATTGCGCCGGCCAAGGAGGAATCCATCGACACCATCCTCGAGATGGCCCAGCTCAAAAAGAGGGGGAGCCTCCGGCTCCTTATCGTCACCGGCTGCCTGTCCCAGCGCTATCCGGAGGAGCTTGCCCTGGAGCTGCCCGAGGTGGACGCCTTCCTCGGCGCGGGCCAGCAGGAGGAGATCGTGGACGTCCTCAGGCGGGCGGAGAGGGGGGAGCGGCCCGTTCTCACCGGCTACCCCAGGACCTTCCCCGAGGTGCCTCGCATCCTCACCACCGGCGGGAAAAGCGCCTACCTCAAGATCGGGGAGGGCTGCGACAACCGCTGCGCCTACTGCGCCATTCCCATGATCCGCGGCCCCTACTTCAACCGCCCGGTGGATTCGGTGCTGCGGGAGGCCCAGGACCTCATGGACATCGGGGTGGAGGAGGTGACCCTCATCGCCCAGGACACCACCCGCTACGACGAGCCCGGCGGGCTGCCGGAGCTGCTGCGGGCGCTGGCCAGGAGGGATTACTTCAAGTGGATCCGGGTGCTGTACGCCTATCCCGGGCGGGTGACGGACGAACTTCTCAGTGTGATGGAGGAGGAGAAGGGCGTCCTGCCCTACCTCGATATCCCCATCCAGCACGTGACGGACCGGATGCTGCGAAGGATGAACCGCCACGACACCCGCTCGGGCATCGAGACGCTTTTAGCCCGGGTGGAGCGGCGAAGGACCCCCTTCGTGCTCCGCACCACCCTCATGTGCGGGTTCCCCGGCGAGACGGACGCGGATTTCCGGGAGATGCTGGCCTTCATCGGCGATCATCCGTTCCAGCACCTCGGCGCCTTCGCCTTCTCCCCGGAGGAGGGCACGGCGGCCTTCGGCATGGACGGCGCGGTGCCGGAGGCGCTGGCCGAGGAGCGGCTCGGGCTTCTCATGGAGAAACAGCGGGCCATCTCCCGGGGCTTCCTGGAAAAGCGGGTGGGAGAGATTACACAGGTGCTTCTCGAGGGCCGGGAGGAGGGCGTGCTCTTCGGCCGGTCCTGGCGGGAGGCCCCCGACGACGCCGACGGGCGCATCTATGTTTCAGCCATGGAGGATCTCGCCGGCTTCGTGCCGGTGCGGCTCACAGAGGCCGCCGATTACGATATGATGGGAGAAGTTTGCCATGATTACGCTGGCCAGTAAAATCACCATCGCCCGGATTCTGCTCATTCCCATCTTCATGGTGTTCATGCTCGTCCCGGGCATCCCCTACGGCAACTACATCGCGGCCTTCATCTTTGTGGTGGCCTCCGTCACCGACTCGCTGGACGGACACATCGCCAGGAGCCGCAATCAGGTCACCACCTTCGGCAAGTTCCTGGACCCCCTGGCCGATAAGCTTCTCGTGACCTCCGCCCTCATCATTTTGGTGGAGCAGGGCAAGGTCCCCTCGGCCATCGCCTTTATCATCGTGGCCCGGGAATTTCTGGTGAGCGGCCTCAGGATGGTGGCCGTCACCGAGGGCAAGGTCATCGCCGCGTCCATGCTGGGCAAGATCAAGACGGTGATCCAGCTGGTGGCCATCGTGGTCATCCTCATGGACAACATGCCCTTCAGCCTCATCGGGGTGCCGGCGGCGGATATCCTGCTGTATGTGGCGCTGTTCCTCACCCTTTGGAGCGGCATCGATTATTTCGTGGTCAACCGCCACGTGCTCAATTTTGGAACGAAGGAAGATGAAACAAAGTGACAGCGGAGATTATTTGTGTGGGCACCGAGCTCCTGCTCGGCCAGATCGTAAACACCGACGCCCAGTACCTCGGCAGAAAGCTCTCGGCCATGGGCATCGACATGTACCATCAAACGGTGGTGGGGGACAATGAGGCGCGGCTTCTCGCGGCGCTGGACGAGGCCTTCCACCGCAGCGACGTGATCATTCTCACCGGCGGCCTTGGCCCCACCAGCGACGACATCACCAAGGAGACGGTGGCGAAGTATCTGGGCCTTTCCCTGCACATGCACGAGGGAAGCCTCAAGCGCATGCGCCGCCGCTTCCAGCACATGGCGCAGCCCATGGTGAAGGCCAATCTGAAGCAGGCCATGATCCCCGGGGGGGCCAGGGTGCTGGACAACGACAAGGGCACCGCTCCGGGCTGCATCCTGGAGGAGAAGGGCAAAACCTTCATCATTCTGCCCGGCCCGCCCTTCGAGATGGAGGACATGTTCGATAAAAGGGTGGCGCCCTACCTGGCCGGCCGCACCGGCGAGGAGATCGTCTCCCGGGTTCTGCGCATCTACGGGATCGGCGAATCGGCGCTGGAGGAGGAGCTGGAGGACCTGATCGAGGGCCAGACCAATCCCACCATCGCGCCCTATGCCGGCACGGGCGAGGTGACGCTCCGGCTCACCGCCAAGGCGGGGACCGCCGAGGAGGCGAACGCCCTGCTCGATCCCCTGGAAGCCAGGATCCGGGATCGGCTGGAGGACCGGGTGTACGCCATGGGCGAGGAGACGCTGGACAAGCTGGCGGCCCGCCTCCTGATGGAGGAGAACGTCACCTTCGCGCTGGCTGAATCCTGCACCGGCGGGCTTCTCGCCTCGAAGCTGGTGGACAACCCCGGCATTTCCCAGGTTTTTCTGGAAGGTCTGGTGACCTACAGCAACGAATCCAAAGTGAAGCGCCTGCATGTGTCCCCGGAGACGCTGGACTATAACGGCGCCGTCAGCGCCAAATGCGCCGAGGAGATGGCGGAGGGCCTTCTTGAGACCTCCGGCGCCGAACTGGCCCTCTCGGTGACGGGCGTGGCCGGCCCCGGCGGCGGCGTGGACGCCAAGCCGGTGGGTCTGGTGTTCATCGGCATGGCCCAAAAGGGCGAGGAGACGAAGGTGCACCAGCTGTACCTCACCGGCGACCGCAGGCGGGTGCAGAACGGCGCCATGCTCCATGCCTTCGATTGGGTGCGGAGAAGAATTCTCGGACTACCGGAAGATAGAAATTGTTGAGGTGAAGCGGATGGATAAAAAGAATACGAAAGCGCCGGTGGTTCCGGCGAACAGCGCCGAGGAGAAGGAGAAGGCCCTGGGCCTTGCCCTCGCCTCCATTGAGAAACAGTTCGGCAAGGGCGCCGTGATGAAGCTGGGCGAGACCTCCCACCGCCACGTGGAGGTGATCCCCACCGGATGCCTGGACCTCGATGTGGCCCTTGGCATCGGCGGCATTCCCCGGGGCAGGATCATCGAGATCTACGGGCCGGAATCCTCCGGCAAGACCACCGTGGCCCTGCACATCATCGCCGAGGCGCAGAAGCTGGGCGGCACCGCGGCCTTCATCGACGCGGAACACGCCCTTGATCCCATCTACGCCGGCAAGCTGGGCGTGGATATCGAGAACCTCTACGTGTCCCAGCCGGACACCGGCGAGCAGGCCCTCGACATCACCGAGGCCCTGGTGAGAAGCGCCGCCATCGACGTGATCGTCATCGACTCGGTGGCCGCCCTGGTGCCCCAGGCGGAGATCGAGGGGGAGATGGGCGACTCCCACGTGGGCCTGCAGGCCCGGCTCATGTCCCAGGCGCTTCGGAAGCTGGCCGGCACCATCAATAAGTCCAACACCGTGGCCATCTTCATCAATCAGCTCCGCGAGAAGGTGGGCGTGATCTACGGCAGCCCGGAGGTGACCACCGGCGGCAAGGCCCTGAAGTTCTACGCGTCGGTGCGTCTGGATATCC is a genomic window containing:
- the atpC gene encoding ATP synthase F1 subunit epsilon, which gives rise to MKTFHLEITTPERRFYDGPVESLVVEGTQGKLGILAGHIPMSTGISVGTIRFKVDGQWKESFCSEGFLEVRPDRTIILAQAVEWPDEIDARRAEEARLRAEERLRQKKSMQEYTQSKIALTRAMVRLRVTRNRMDKLD
- a CDS encoding (deoxy)nucleoside triphosphate pyrophosphohydrolase, which gives rise to MGRIKDQPLFCEVTVMMEWVAAGVARRADGAVLCQKRPEGSFYGGYYEFPGGKLELMESAGAALVREFREELGVRVLPGPVIHTAYHDYGERQVMIHFLHCRLLGEPRPREGQQIAFVPPEKLSEYPFLPADGALIAMLPGLEPPPAPKRLTLVLGDGTALEYAKNLVEAMEAGGRTAALMPLEEGAGPIRRLLDRDLPVIAVGSLPGVERLPVSRSFGTGPAGPNAAPSGVTPAGGGTAYTGPVPFGVGPAFSDPAQAACELAPLASAIFEVALGVAVKLG
- the alr gene encoding alanine racemase, with protein sequence MRTYVEIDLARVMENVRVIASQLPEGTALYGAMKADAYGHGAVEVARAAKKAGLAGCCVASAEEGEELIASGIGLPVLLLGRLLPEDEERAVELGLEFNVFDPAQVARVNAIAGRLQKKARVHAKLDTGMHRLGMDSDEGVSAMIAALGSAPNVTLEGVFSHLSSADDERAYTLMQKEKFDHWVKMFRGAGFTFKTHLQNTPGIFNYPGMGYDIARPGIGIYGYGYGFDTGKLRPALSWYARVLQVRELAAGETVSYNRTFRAERPMTLACIAAGYADGYKRCLSSRGEVLIAGRRCKVVGRVCMDLTMVDVTGVPAAPGDWATLLGTDGGETIDATELAGLCGTINYEILTSIHDKRVPRKYVGGGA
- a CDS encoding 5-formyltetrahydrofolate cyclo-ligase, giving the protein MAERKAAARRAALARRSALSPEVRAEGSRRAAERLAALPDYRAAGAVLLYASYGAELCTLPLIEAALEAGKAVALPVDLGGGRMEAAFVTDLQGLRPGPRGILEPAGPFADPALFDFAVVPAVAADHAGVRLGYGGGYYDRYLPRLRRDAVRAGLIFECQLVPGLPREAHDSVLPLWITEERMFCP
- a CDS encoding metallophosphoesterase, with product MIYVTADLHGMAPAAFDGLLARGGVGPADTVFILGDVLDRGEHGIALLESLLCRDNVITLMGNHERMFMSVAEGLIAEITEESVAAFDEARVQMVLDYLMNGGGPTLEAFRKLDPERRGDVLDYILDMPLYETVRAGGRDYLLCHGGIDHFDPAAPLAQYELDDFLWGRPELTEPFYGGSPRLVIGHTPTYCYGGEHRDRVIFTEGFINVDTGRGHGGKAALLCLDTLKWCLES
- a CDS encoding DNA translocase FtsK, which translates into the protein MIVIALGLFAGVSVYAGAGGFLGTGLTGLLFGLLGTLAYASPIIILAVGAAIIFYAKFRLTAKHMVVAGLLAWAVLTLFHLFVHGQILETGFFGYVKDSYLLGIGGRTGGGALGAVLAFLTMKLFGTAGSYIFAVTAILVCIVALTHFSVRKKGQEVGERIAQSVKDQKEKRQQRREEKELYVADLEPGSLPKKDKLGIDPLTEKGPIPMVKRPRYPGDVELGDPPFEPDEPIKVYGENDPLEVEEAFIERAQALKGVGGKAKRREAPKPSFFEEEQPKNPSVSDFDENEPPRPRSAPEAGGPESAPEKREPAYTRPPVDLLRLPPKAGGQTEDVREKAKILKETLASFGISAKVLQVNRGPVITRYELQPAPGIKVSRILNLSDDIALSMAAPGVRIEAPIPGKAAIGIEVPNQKSAMVSLREVLDSKTFWNHPSKLAVALGKDIAGTDLVIDLAKMPHLLIAGATGSGKSVCINSILLSILYKADPAEVKLIVVDPKVVELGNYNGIPHLMIPVVTDPKKAAGALKWAVVEMEKRYRTFADARVKNITQYNEMMAEAGEEKMPFIVVIIDELADLMMVAAKDVEENICRLAQLARAAGIHLVVATQRPSANVITGLIKANIPSRIAFAVSSMIDSRIILDAPGAEKLLGRGDMLYFPMGASKPTRAQGCFVSEDETNGVADYIRERMGVAEYSEEVQSGIEAAAGGSEESPAGGEDYDELLPLAVKTALEYGQASASMFQRRLRVGYSRASRLIDEMEQRGIVSAFEGSKSRNVLITREDYERMFPGEGGLL
- the rimO gene encoding 30S ribosomal protein S12 methylthiotransferase RimO codes for the protein MSIKRVGMVSLGCAKNRVDSEVMLGLIEGAGYEIVSDPAAADAIVVNTCGFIAPAKEESIDTILEMAQLKKRGSLRLLIVTGCLSQRYPEELALELPEVDAFLGAGQQEEIVDVLRRAERGERPVLTGYPRTFPEVPRILTTGGKSAYLKIGEGCDNRCAYCAIPMIRGPYFNRPVDSVLREAQDLMDIGVEEVTLIAQDTTRYDEPGGLPELLRALARRDYFKWIRVLYAYPGRVTDELLSVMEEEKGVLPYLDIPIQHVTDRMLRRMNRHDTRSGIETLLARVERRRTPFVLRTTLMCGFPGETDADFREMLAFIGDHPFQHLGAFAFSPEEGTAAFGMDGAVPEALAEERLGLLMEKQRAISRGFLEKRVGEITQVLLEGREEGVLFGRSWREAPDDADGRIYVSAMEDLAGFVPVRLTEAADYDMMGEVCHDYAGQ
- the pgsA gene encoding CDP-diacylglycerol--glycerol-3-phosphate 3-phosphatidyltransferase, which produces MTLASKITIARILLIPIFMVFMLVPGIPYGNYIAAFIFVVASVTDSLDGHIARSRNQVTTFGKFLDPLADKLLVTSALIILVEQGKVPSAIAFIIVAREFLVSGLRMVAVTEGKVIAASMLGKIKTVIQLVAIVVILMDNMPFSLIGVPAADILLYVALFLTLWSGIDYFVVNRHVLNFGTKEDETK
- a CDS encoding competence/damage-inducible protein A, with the protein product MTAEIICVGTELLLGQIVNTDAQYLGRKLSAMGIDMYHQTVVGDNEARLLAALDEAFHRSDVIILTGGLGPTSDDITKETVAKYLGLSLHMHEGSLKRMRRRFQHMAQPMVKANLKQAMIPGGARVLDNDKGTAPGCILEEKGKTFIILPGPPFEMEDMFDKRVAPYLAGRTGEEIVSRVLRIYGIGESALEEELEDLIEGQTNPTIAPYAGTGEVTLRLTAKAGTAEEANALLDPLEARIRDRLEDRVYAMGEETLDKLAARLLMEENVTFALAESCTGGLLASKLVDNPGISQVFLEGLVTYSNESKVKRLHVSPETLDYNGAVSAKCAEEMAEGLLETSGAELALSVTGVAGPGGGVDAKPVGLVFIGMAQKGEETKVHQLYLTGDRRRVQNGAMLHAFDWVRRRILGLPEDRNC
- the recA gene encoding recombinase RecA, which translates into the protein MDKKNTKAPVVPANSAEEKEKALGLALASIEKQFGKGAVMKLGETSHRHVEVIPTGCLDLDVALGIGGIPRGRIIEIYGPESSGKTTVALHIIAEAQKLGGTAAFIDAEHALDPIYAGKLGVDIENLYVSQPDTGEQALDITEALVRSAAIDVIVIDSVAALVPQAEIEGEMGDSHVGLQARLMSQALRKLAGTINKSNTVAIFINQLREKVGVIYGSPEVTTGGKALKFYASVRLDIRRQEAIKQGTEVIGNRTKVKVVKNKMAPPFRIAEFDILYGEGISRMGSILDLAANKGIIEKSGSWYSYDGERIGQGRENAKKYLKDNPDVAAKIEEMVRREYFEDTEAPQAADTPAPEA